Proteins encoded by one window of Bryobacteraceae bacterium:
- a CDS encoding methyltransferase domain-containing protein, translating into MPVLEALSDSLREHLRHYYGTRLKRTADLTQKACCTTETTERHAAILALLPDEVKDRNYGCGCPIPTGDLTGLTVLDLGSGAGVDAFVMSHKVGAGGFVHGIDMTPEQLDVARRNAPAVAAAFGYGAPNTAFHEDFIETAQAIPDASVDLVISNCVINLSPRKDLVFAAIARVLREGGEFYIADIAADRRVPDSIRDDPDMIAECLGGAMYEHDWFDAMKDAGFRDPRAMSRRVVQTEAKGEPVTYTSITVRAFKFSQPLDRRCEDYGQFAIYRGTIPGSEARYVFDDHHVFEAQRPSAVCRNTARMLGETRLGQHFTVSGPVKHFGLFPCGPNPSAPVAAGGSCC; encoded by the coding sequence ATGCCTGTTCTCGAAGCCCTCTCGGATTCCCTGCGCGAACACCTGCGCCACTACTACGGCACACGCCTCAAGCGCACCGCGGACCTCACGCAGAAGGCCTGCTGCACCACGGAAACCACTGAGCGGCACGCCGCCATTCTCGCACTCCTGCCGGACGAAGTGAAGGACCGAAATTACGGCTGCGGCTGTCCGATTCCCACCGGCGACCTCACCGGACTCACCGTGCTCGACCTCGGCTCGGGTGCCGGCGTCGACGCCTTCGTGATGTCGCACAAGGTGGGGGCGGGCGGGTTCGTCCATGGGATCGACATGACGCCGGAGCAGCTCGACGTGGCGCGCAGGAATGCTCCCGCCGTTGCCGCCGCGTTCGGGTACGGCGCGCCGAACACAGCGTTCCACGAGGATTTCATCGAGACGGCTCAGGCGATTCCAGACGCGAGCGTCGATCTGGTGATCTCCAACTGCGTGATCAACCTCTCCCCACGCAAGGATCTCGTGTTCGCGGCCATCGCGCGCGTGCTCCGCGAAGGGGGCGAGTTCTACATTGCCGACATCGCGGCGGACCGCCGCGTGCCGGACTCGATTCGCGACGACCCCGATATGATCGCCGAGTGCCTGGGCGGCGCGATGTACGAGCACGACTGGTTCGATGCGATGAAGGACGCCGGCTTTCGCGATCCCCGCGCGATGAGCCGCCGGGTGGTGCAGACCGAGGCGAAGGGCGAGCCGGTGACGTACACCTCGATCACCGTGCGCGCGTTCAAGTTCAGCCAGCCGCTCGACCGTCGCTGCGAGGATTACGGCCAGTTCGCCATCTATCGCGGAACGATTCCGGGGTCCGAGGCCCGCTACGTCTTCGACGATCACCATGTCTTCGAGGCGCAACGGCCGTCGGCGGTCTGCCGGAACACCGCTCGGATGCTCGGCGAGACGCGCCTGGGCCAGCATTTCACGGTGAGCGGCCCGGTGAAGCATTTCGGGCTGTTTCCGTGCGGTCCGAATCCGTCCGCGCCGGTTGCGGCCGGCGGGAGCTGCTGCTGA